One Pichia kudriavzevii chromosome 3, complete sequence genomic window carries:
- a CDS encoding uncharacterized protein (PKUD0C02680; similar to Saccharomyces cerevisiae YMR034C; ancestral locus Anc_2.594): MPDWANVTVATPVEWAFRQVDSLFVKILPSKIHHQLKKIFDFLVSKWFFIGLACFIALAHSYPSATNGVHIDYWAVALIFFISGLSIHRNELLLNFSNIHAHISVLVMSFLITSSIVYGICCGIKAAGNEKIANWMLVGLIVTHTCPTTVSSNVVMTRLADGNVALCLCEVIIGNMLGAFITPALSQMYLTGTWSFANPANGSSVQSVYRHVMKQIGLSVFVPMFVGQVVRYFFEKQCDWCMKKFILNKVGTFCLLLIMWSSFCTAFYQNSFTSVSHASIIMICFFNFGIYLFFTVVCFFYARPLFIKRLFPRDIDNDSSLAYKILYKLFRPFYYSKRDTVTILLCGPAKTAALGVSLVTSQYGNNNPHLGQLLVPLVLYQAEQVFTAGMLTSLMKRWVHYNEATDSEEESNDKFDQTSIQSFSSV; this comes from the coding sequence ATGCCAGACTGGGCAAACGTCACTGTTGCTACGCCCGTTGAATGGGCATTTCGTCAAGTCGACTCTTTGTTTGTGAAAATACTCCCATCTAAAATACACCACCAACTAAAGAAgatatttgatttcttaGTGAGCAAGTGGTTTTTTATTGGGTTGGCCTGCTTCATTGCATTGGCCCACTCGTATCCCAGCGCCACCAATGGTGTCCACATTGACTATTGGGCTGTGGCgctcattttcttcatctctGGTTTATCGATTCATCGCAATGAGTTGTTACTCAACTTCTCAAACATCCACGCACATATCTCGGTGCTTGTAATGTCTTTCCTAATTACATCGTCCATTGTCTATGGCATCTGCTGCGGAATCAAGGCTGCCGGTAATGAAAAAATCGCAAACTGGATGTTGGTGGGCTTGATTGTCACACATACCTGTCCAACTACAGTCTCCTCAAATGTCGTCATGACTCGGCTGGCCGACGGTAACGTAGCTCTCTGTCTATGCGAAGTCATTATAGGCAATATGTTGGGCGCGTTTATAACCCCGGCATTGTCGCAGATGTACTTAACAGGGACTTGGTCCTTTGCAAACCCGGCAAACGGTTCCAGCGTCCAATCTGTTTATAGGCACGTTATGAAACAGATCGGCTTGTCGGTCTTTGTCCCCATGTTTGTCGGACAGGTGGTTCGATATTTCTTTGAGAAGCAGTGTGACTGGTGCATGAAGAAGTTCATATTGAATAAGGTGGGCACCTTTTGTTTGCTACTTATTATGTGGTCCTCCTTTTGTACGGCGTTCTACCAAAACTCATTTACATCAGTCTCTCATGCTTCGATAATCAtgatttgtttcttcaattttggtATTTACTTGTTCTTCACAgttgtttgtttcttttacGCACGCCCGCTCTTCATCAAACGGTTGTTTCCCCGTGACATTGACAATGATTCATCCTTGGCTTATAAGATCCTCTACAAGTTATTCCGTCCTTTCTACTATTCCAAGAGGGACACCGTCACCATTTTGTTGTGTGGCCCGGCGAAAACGGCAGCATTGGGCGTGTCGTTGGTGACGTCGCAATACGGCAACAACAACCCGCATTTAGGCCAGTTGTTGGTACCCTTGGTGCTATACCAAGCTGAACAGGTCTTCACTGCCGGAATGCTCACCTCCTTGATGAAGAGGTGGGTTCATTATAACGAAGCCACCGATTCCGAAGAGGAATCCAACGACAAGTTCGACCAAACATCAATACAATCCTTCTCTTCTGTATAA